In Benincasa hispida cultivar B227 chromosome 8, ASM972705v1, whole genome shotgun sequence, the sequence TAATTAGTAGTCTATCGCGATCTATCACGGTCTATTGTAGATAGatagtgaaattttgctatatcatataaatattttaattcatttcgctatatttaaaataaatctcattatttttgtaaaaataattgTACAATATATCTCTAACATATGAACTTAACATCCCAAACACCCAAAATACAGATATACGAATTCTACAAACATATAAACTCTAAAAACATATGAATTCAATTCGGTATATCATACCGTTACTAATGCCTCCATAAAATGGTTGCtttcattaattatatcttGATATAGATACAAAATTCTACTTCAATATTATAATGAATCTCAATATCTGCTTCATTGTTGCATGATGCACAcaccttttatatatatatatatttgagtaGTAGAGCATGATCCACGTCTTCGCATGTATATAGAACAAcattttgataaaatatattgaTGAAGAAGATTCAAGGGAACccttaatttgaaaaaaaaatggtttttcgtactatttttaaatttacatcAAGAATGTGATCTACAATCAAAACCTAAAAATATAGTACTTGATACAACCACTAATTATTCTAAGTTTCGACCAGGTTAATTCTtcatccatttttttaatttaattaattttaattaaattctactgtatatatttaaatctaCCATAACCAGTTTAATCAACAATATCGAAGGTGAAAGAAGGTTTTAGTTTTTACTTTTCTAATATATAGTTGCAACGAGAACCACACTTAAGTAACGATCATATAAATTCCTACTGTTACAttttttgtgttgttttttttttagtagatttgggaacacaaaaaaaacttttgtcaTCTCCAAATTACCTCCCAACATCGTACATTTAATAATTTAAGATGAATTTTAGTtatatgaaaattgtatttaaacatGTAGGATTAAACATTAaggtctcgtttgataaccatttagttttttgtttttgttttaaaaaagtatacatatttcatccacatttcttaccatgatttgtaaCTTTCTTAGGtacaatatttgaatttttaaccaaatttcaaaagcaaaaataactttttgaaagctatgaCCCCGTTTGATAagcatttagttttttgtttttgttttttaaaattaagcctatatcatccacatttcttacaataatttgcatcttcttattacaatggttgaatttttagtcgaactccaaaaataaaaacaactttttgaaagctacctttttaagttctcaaaattttgcttgattttttaaactattgatgaaaagtagacaacaaaggaataaattttagaggtagaagtagtatctatatagttaattttaaaaaaaaaaaatggttactaaataagacttactttttttagttctcaaaatttggcttgaatttttaaactattgataaaaaatagataataaagaaagaaatggagTGGAAATAATATccgtatatttattttaaaaaaacaaaaaaaaataattaccaaataaaGCCTAAATTTATTCTCAACGATTGAGGTGATGTTTATATGTGGTTTTAACTGATTAAAAATCACTTCCACATATGCCCTATATTTAATGCCTCAAAAATAGTAATGAGatcaaattatttattcaatacaatattaatatatgaatgaaaatacataaaaattaaaataagttggaaggttaatatacataacaattaaaataagttggaaggttgattttttttttaaaaaattaaatataaatggcCGATTTTATCCTTCCACTTTTATTAATTACTGTTGAGCTGGACTCActttcaaataaatataaagtaaAAAATAGTTACAAAATTTATCTAAAAGACTATTAGTATATGCCATAAACATTTTCAATGCTCCTATAAATAATTCAGTTTCTCAACACACAAAATTCTCAGAATAGTTATGAAGTCTTTTCTTCTAACCCCTTTTGCTCTCACCTTTATTGTTCTATCCATATCTCCATCATGGGTAGTTTTTTCCactaaaaaacatgaaaattttgTCCAATGTCTTCTCAATAATTCTCTAAGCACTTATCCCATTTCTAATCTAATTTACACTCCCATCAACTCCTCCTATTCATCAATCTTGAACTTCTCCATTCAAAATCTCAGATTCTCATCAAAAGAAACCCCAAAGCCACTAGCCATCATCACTCCCTCACATGTTTCACACATTCAAGCAGCCATCATCTGCTCCAAATCCCATGCCCTTCAAATCCGAACTCGTAGTGGCGGTCATGACTTCGAGGGTCTTTCTTACATATCCGACGTTCCGTTTGTCGTCGTCGACCTAATAAATCTCAAGTCCATCGCAATTGACGTCGAAAACGAAACTGCATGGGTTCAATCCGGGGCAACTCTAGGTGAACTCTATTACAGAATTGCTGAGAAAAGTCGAACACTTGCTTTCCCAGCTGGCTCTTGCCCGACGGTGGGCGTCGGCGGGCATTTGAGTGGTGGTGGATTTGGATGGTTGATGAGGAAATATGGTCTTGCTGCTGATAATGTAATTGATGCTTCTTTTATTGATGCTAATGGAAAGGTTTATGATAGAGAGTCGATGGGGGAGGATTTGTTTTGGGCCATTAGAGGCGGCGGCGGAGGGAGCTTTGGAATTGTGGTGGCATGGAAGGTGAAGCTTGTTCGAGTTCCGGCGACGGTGACCATATGCGGAATTAACAGAaatttggaggaagaagatacAATCAAGCTGATCCATCGATGGCAATATGTGACTAACAAATTGGATGAAAATCTTTTACTTGGCATTAGTCTGATTGGTATTATAATAGTTCTCCCTTTTTAACTTGGATTGATTGGTTTTATGTTTATGGTAATCCATAGAAATACTACTTTCATCTATTAGTTTCTAGGTTTTGTggcatgttttaaaaaataatcaatccAAGTCTTGAAACCTAAAGTCTCACATGGTCGTAATCATTTAGATcatgtttggtaattattttgtttcttgtttttgttttttaaaatgaaatctaTAGACATAATCCCACCTCCAAAATTCTtcctttattatttacttttcataatggtttaaaaaactaagtaaaaaatttgagaattaaaaaaatagctttcaaaaggttgtttttgttttttgaatttgattaagaattaaaaCGTTGtagtcaagaaatatgcaaattaatgtaagaaatgtgaatgaaataagcttaattttcaaaaacaaaaacaaaaagccaAATGATTATAAAAAAGGGTCTTaacttttggtttttagttttttaaaattaaatttaaaaatacctTCTCGCCTCTAAATGTCATGCTTTGTTATCTAAATTTaactaatattttctaaaaccaatcatgttttgaaaactaaagaagattaaactatttttgtttttgaaatttttggttaaaaatttaTCTCTTTTACTTAATAAAGatgtaaattattgtaagaaaatgagaggataaatagacttaatttaaaaaaaaaaaagcatatagTTACCACAGGGacaaaaagaatgtttttattaaaaaaatttgtttttagaatttagctaagagttttaaatataaatatttatgtaGGTGGGAATTCAACTCAAGAAGGAGGCAAAACAAACCCAATGGCTCtattttcctctttctttttaGGAAAGGTAAATGAGCTTGTGACAATTTTGAACACTAATTTCTCAGAGTTGGGTTTGGCAAAGGAAGATTGTTCAGAAATGAGCTGGATCAAATCAGTTCTCATAATGGCTGGCTTTCCAAAACAAGAAGCCCTTGAAGTTCTACTAAATAGAGCACCTCCCTCTGGTCTAAGCACCAAAATCAAATCAGACTATGTCAAGGAACCAATTTCTAAGGCTTCATTCAAGACCATGTTCAAAAGATTAAAAGCTGAAGATATAGAAGTGGCACAAATTATGTTTATTCCTTATGGAGGGAGAATGAGTGAGATTTCTGAGTCCCTAACTCCTTTCCCACATAGAGCCGGAAATATATACAAACTTGGTTACTATGTCAAGTGGAAAGAACAAAGCATTGATGCTGAGAAAAGACACCTAAATTGGGTACGGGTCATTTATGATTATATGACTCCTTTTGTCTCGAAATCGCCGAGGGCAGCATATAACAATTATAGAGATCTTGACATTGGAACAAACAACAAGTGTGGAAAAACAAGCTATAATCGTGCAAGAGTTTGGGGGCTCAAGTATTTTGGAAAGAATTTTGATAGGTTAGTGCATGTTAAAACTAAGATTGATCCCACAAATTTCTTTAGAAATGAGCAAAGCATACCCACCTTAACCGACATAAAATATAGTACAATTTGATAATGTAAACTATATAATTAAGACGAAAAAAATGAGTATTGCTCAACAATAATTGACATGTACTTTTTAGATCTTTGGAGAAATATGGAAGTTCAAATTCTCGTATCTACACTTGGATTGTAATAAAAACCAATATGTTTAAACTTTCCAATTTCATATTCCATGTCGCAACTACCAATTTTGATATAGATCACGATCACATGGTCATGGTCACTAATTACTTTAGATTACAGTTTTTTTGTCCGTATGATGTATTTCAATATAGTCTCTAGTATAGATTATAATTGATGTTAGTCGTGGTCTATATTGATACCGTTAAAAGGTCAACATATTTAAGGGGATTTAATATATTCCCCGttgcattttttaaattaaatcaatcatCCACTTTCTAGGACTTCATTGTGGATTTGGCTTGAAGCCTTAGGGGAGGTGCTGCCGAAATTCATATCACACGTAGAGGGTGAGAAATCTCAACAGTCGCAAGTAGTCATGGATCAATCTGGTTCCATTAAGAGGTCATCAATGTTGGAATAAATGACGTGTCATTTTTCAGGTAGGGTTACATCTTTTTCCTtccataaattatatttttttataaatggttaCATTCTttcataaataactaaattaaaaaaatgacacGACTATTCGAATGGCAGCGAATTAGTCTATAAATATGtcattttttcaatttgatttaaaaaaaaacacaattttcCATAGTGTTTTCTTACTTTAATGTTCTCTCCATCTTCGTATTTAGGAAGTTCGATATATCGATCTTGTGGACGGGGTGTTATATCTGTAAGAAAGGTGATATGTTCTATCCTGAAAGATAATTACTCTCTAAACTCAGACATTAGGGTGATTAAATTTGTCTTAAGGAGATAACGTGAATTTGTTGGGCTCAGATCTTTAATGTATATGtaatttgtttttatatatcatatatgtgTTTTTGCATCATAAGAATCTTAAGACGAATTTGTGCATCTAGATTTTATGTGTGATAAAATTCATTAGTTATCTGATTTTCAATTGAGTGAAATTTCAGTGTGCAATTTGTGAATATTCCGTGATATCCATGGGTTcagttttttttccttgaaaTTTGGTGGGTGAGATTTTGTTGGTTTTAGTAGATTTTGTTatgtatttcaaaattttagccCGACTtcgaatttgaatttgaattttatttttttattatttgtaattttactTTTTACATCTGAAAAGTAATTCGAGAAAGAATTTTGTGAACCTTTTTCCCTATAACATTCACTTTGacaattttctttctaatttatGTGTTTTCGCTGATTGCCTTCATTTAGCAAAACATTGgaatttcattttgattctttgtatatctcattttggtttgtttacttttttgtttttatgtttatatattttatgaaataattttgattatgtCTTGTATGTATCTTCAAATTACTACTTTTTgaattcaaaaaccaaatattctttttataatatatataatgttataTATTTGGTTTCGTTTGCTTATGGTGTGTACAATCAATgtgattttatttatatatttctttggGTGATGGTTTTTAAGGAAATACAAAATTATCGTCTTTATtgaatatttatgaaatttgttaatattttatttttttcctttcccatatttttttggaattctgcacTAGAATTCTGCTTCTaatattttacatatttaatttcatttggtGATTTACTCCTAAAAAGTAATTGGCATAAACAGTAGCTTTATTTTCTTGATTTTGATTTGCAATCTAGacccaataataatgttttgTAGgtgtttgatttttcttttttaagttgTTTTATAGTTTATTCTGTTTTATTTATTTCGAAGATATGACTTCAAATAATCTTAATTCTATTCCCATTGTTGGGGTTGTTCATGGGAAGAAGCCTGAAAAATTTTGACGGTGTTGATTTTAAACGTTGGCGACAAAAGATGTTTTATCTCACCATTTTGAACTTGACAAAATTTCTCAAAGGCGATGCTCCTATTTTATCTAAGGGAAAATCTGACAAAGAAaaacaacttgtttatgatGCGTGGAAACATGTTGAATACCTATGCAAGAATTATATTCTGAATGGACTGGACAACACAGTTTACAATGTGTATAGTAGTGTTGATATAGCAAAGAATCTGTGGAATTCACtagagaaaaattataaaatagaaGTTGGCCGATTTGAAAAAATTCATAGTTGGcaagtttttttattataaaattttgaattaaaaaatagtgATAAGTCAGGTTCATGAACTTCGAGTAATTTTTCATGAATTACATTATGAGAATATGCTTATGAGTGAATCATTTCAAATAGCagcaataattgaaaaatggcCACCCTCATGGAGAGATTTCAAAAACTATCTCAAACATAAATGCATGGAGATAAAGTTTGAAGAATTTGTGGTTCGTCTTGGAATCGAAGACAACAATAAAATTGCAGAAAAATGTTCTCTAGAAAGTGTTATAGACTCCAAAACAAATATTGTTGAGAATAGACCacaaaataacaagaaaaagaaattttcttGTGAGAGTTCAAATCAAAGGCAACAAAACACAAGAAAGTTGAATGATAAGTTCTTTAATTGCAAGAAAATTGGACATCAATAGAAGGATTATTGCAAGCCAAGGAACTTTCAGAAGAGAAATGCCCAAGTCTATATAATTGAGATGAAGAATCTTTTTTATGGAGTTGCAAATATTGATTTATCTATCTAAAGTGTGTAAAAATGTCTAGTCTTTAGTAATTATTGTAAACTTAATAAGCTTTATATTTGTATGAGAATGTGATACTCAAGCACCCTATCTTTAATAAAGTAAATATTGTTTAGTTTGCTTACTTGGTTGATTCTCCTAAAGTTTGGCATTAGGTGATGTGGTTTTAATTCCTAATCTGTAGATGGCTATTATGATTCTCATTTTTCATATCCAAAAGTggtaaaaggaaaatatataatatataatataatataatgataCCATTATAAGTGTTTgctaagaagaaaataaaaatcaattgcaAAGATGCCGGTTATGGAAATGGTATTAGTTTGGGGGTATTTGATCATATTTGCTATTCCTAAATTGACAATCCAAATTTAGaacattgaaaaataatttaaaaagagGTTGGAATATGTTTGAGTTCGTTAAAAAATTAGTATTCCTAAAGTGTAAATAAATCCTATAGCCTCTTCACTAAATGATAATATGTCTCGACATATTTGACGAAGCAATAATACAATTAGACAACTACTTTCTAGTGAAATTAGCACAACTGACTTTTGTAAGGTCAAAAGATGGTTGAAAATTAACCAAGAAGAATGGGATTAAGttctttgattttaaaaagttaaccaGAGAGACAACTCATCCTAGTTGACTGGAGATCCCAAAATCTAGGTTCAATAGGCAAACCATCCCCTAAATAACTTAGTGAGCACTGCGTTGAATTCATTTCTTCTTACCTATTCTAAGAATGATGAGAAAGTGTTGATGTGGTTTTAGGGTAAGTACTATGCTTTTAATGATATCTataagttgttgaataattatttatgaaaagagCATATACGATGTTCTTTATAGGAATCACCTATGTGAGTGTGAAGGGGCCGCTTGTATGAGACTTTTAAggcaaattttttaaaacacacATGAGACCAGACGGTGTTCAAGGCCAAAATGAACACAATTATAAGAACAAACTTTGTTATAATGGCAAACTATGTGACTTCAATTGTCTTAGTTTACTCTAGAATGGCTAACAGTTCAATGTATCAAGTCCATTGATTAACTAAGTAAACTCAATTGATGTTTGCTAGGGAAAGTTCAAAGTGTTTATTACTTATCTCGATGCATGTTCTTCATTGGAAAATACAAAACATTTTCTTGTATCTTTTATCTTAATTTGTCAACTTACCATTTATCGAAGGATTGTTGGAATAAGTAGTATATAACTCGTCATGTACGATTACATCTTTTGACTTCCATAAGTTATGTTCTTTGGTAAATGGTTGCATCCTttcataaataacaaaattgaagaaaagacATGACTATTCGAATAGTCACGAATTAGTCTATAAATATGTCATTTCgtcaatttgatttaaaaaaaattgtccaTAGCATTTTTATACTTTAATGTTTTATCCACCTTCATAATTTAAGAAGTTCAGTATATCAAAAAAGTTTAATTCGTTGATCTTGTCGATAGGGTGCTACATCTATATGAAAGGTGATATGTTCTATCTTAGGAGGCAATTACTCTCTAAACTCAGACACTAGGATGAGTAaattttaatgtatatataatttgtttttatatatgtatacGTATATGTTTTTTTGCATCATAACAATCTAACACCAGATTTTCCATGGTAGGTACTGTTTTAGCGGCGAATTTGCTGCATCGTGGATGAATTGTTGTCGTGTGAGTCTACTATTTGCATTGGTAAGTTTAGCCCGTGGATCTTATGTTTTAATGGATTTTATCCATTCATTGGGTCTCGGTTTCAGAGTCCTTAATCAGCGGTATTTAGTGTGTTGGCTGGCGGAAAGGTCAGTTATGACGAAGATTGTTTAGGTGAGTGGGTCTTAGTGAAGAGGTGGAAGAAACCATggctttcatttttcttcaatCGAACAACtacaatttgtttaatttgttgaatCTATGTAATTGTGACTTATTACTCTTAATAAAATTCTTCTTAGTTGGTTCTGAAAATGGATGAGACCGAAAGGTTTAAACAACTATATTTCTATATCTTCTTTTGTTTattgctttttttctttttatccccCTAGTTATTGCATTCTCTTTGGGAAattttttagttcattttatttaaagtgGTATTAGAGATCCAATCGATTCAAAGGAGAAAGGTGTTTAGTGTGTCTTTCATATATTCTTTATTTAGGTTACATCGTGAGTTCTACATTGACTAATGTTTTCGATGCCAACACATTTTGAGGTTGCTAAGTTTGATGGAAGTGTAATTTCAGTTTATGGAGGAAAAtgattcactacaagaattttggtatTTTCCGACGAAACTTTTTTCGACGAAGGAAAAAGCGTCGGGATAAGAAACTTTTCCTGGTGATGTTACTGTGTTATCGAGATAACTGGCATCTGATTAGGATCGGGATAAGTTAGCTATCCCAACAATTTTTTGGACCATTGTTGGGAGTGTCTACTACGCCAGACGGTTTTTTGCACAGTCGAGCAAGGttcaattgtaaaaaatatTCGAGAACTTTTTATTAGAGTTCTTCTGACGGTTGTCCAAATGATCGTTGAGAGTACCTACATAGCCCGACGGTTTCTTACACCGTCGAGCGAGGTTCAATTgttaaaaaatttgagaaatttttaTTAGAATTTTCCCGATGGTTGTCAAATGACCATCGGGAATACCTACTTCACCCAACGGTTTTCTAGACCGTCGGGAGAATTTCGATGATAAAAAGGATTCAAGAGATTTTTATTAGAGTTATCTCGACAGTTTTCCAAATGACCTTCAGGAGTACCCACTTCGCTCGACGGTTTCCTACACCATTGGGCGAGGTTCaacggtaaaaaaaaaattgataaatttttattagaatTCTCACGACGGTTGTCAAGTGACCGTCGGGAGTATCTACTTAGCTTGACGGTTTTCAAGATCATTGAGAGAAGTTCAATGGTAAAAAAGATTTGAGAGATTTTTATTAGAGTTatccagacggttgtccaaaacAATCGCCGGTATTATCTACATAGCCCGATGGTTTTTCACATCATTGGGAGAAGTTCGACGGTAAAAGgattcatgaaatattttttcGGCCGTCTATTTCCCTATTTCTCTCTAACCCTTGTTCTCTCTCCTCCCTTCACACCAATGACTGTCGTCATTTGCCGTTGTTCACCGCAAGTTGCTGTCGTTCGCCGCAAGTTGCCGTTGTTTACCTCAAGGTTCCACCGTTCGCCACTGTTTGTGCAGTGGGTAAGCCTTGCCCAatgttcttttctttcctttctttttttctttccctttattGTTCAAAACTaagttttctttgttttctttgttttctttgttaaaaaaaggtaaaagatataagaaaataaagcaTGTTATTCGAGgagattttttttatccttcTTAGATCAAGAGCCAACATACTATGTTAATTGTGTATGTTTCTGTGTTGAAAAGATTAGAATTGCAGAGGAAAATATGAGGATGATTTGTTGGAATATAAAGAAAACATGC encodes:
- the LOC120083505 gene encoding tetrahydrocannabinolic acid synthase-like codes for the protein MKSFLLTPFALTFIVLSISPSWVVFSTKKHENFVQCLLNNSLSTYPISNLIYTPINSSYSSILNFSIQNLRFSSKETPKPLAIITPSHVSHIQAAIICSKSHALQIRTRSGGHDFEGLSYISDVPFVVVDLINLKSIAIDVENETAWVQSGATLGELYYRIAEKSRTLAFPAGSCPTVGVGGHLSGGGFGWLMRKYGLAADNVIDASFIDANGKVYDRESMGEDLFWAIRGGGGGSFGIVVAWKVKLVRVPATVTICGINRNLEEEDTIKLIHRWQYVTNKLDENLLLGISLIGGNSTQEGGKTNPMALFSSFFLGKVNELVTILNTNFSELGLAKEDCSEMSWIKSVLIMAGFPKQEALEVLLNRAPPSGLSTKIKSDYVKEPISKASFKTMFKRLKAEDIEVAQIMFIPYGGRMSEISESLTPFPHRAGNIYKLGYYVKWKEQSIDAEKRHLNWVRVIYDYMTPFVSKSPRAAYNNYRDLDIGTNNKCGKTSYNRARVWGLKYFGKNFDRLVHVKTKIDPTNFFRNEQSIPTLTDIKYSTI